Genomic window (candidate division KSB1 bacterium):
CCAAACCAACGGCCGCGGCCGAGGTGTTGATGTCCAAAAGCCACGGCTGATAGGTGAACTGTGCCTCGCTGCGCGTCATGTAGCCCAGCCCGGCTGGGTTCCAGTAGGTGGCCGAAAGGTCGTTGGCGACGCCCACGTAGGCATCGCCCATGGCGGCCCCGGCGCAGCCGAAGCCTATCTCCAAGAAATTGGCGGCCGTGGTCCCCGCCCGGTGCGGTTTCTGACCGTAGGAGAGTGAGCTCCAGGCCAGACAGAGGACCGCCACCGCCGTCCCCACTCGCTGCCAAGTGCTGTTCATCATGTCGCCCTCATGTGTTAATTGGTCTTGCCCTTGGGTCACTTGATGATGGCAAATTTGCCCATCTGCTCATCGCCCGTGGCGTGCGCCTTCACATGGTAGAGGTACATGCCGGCAGCCACTTCCAGACCCTCCTTGGTGAGCAGGTCCCAGTGGGCGGTGCCGTCGTCGAGAGGATTGTCCACTTCCAGCACATCCACCAGCACGCCGCTGACCGTGAAGATCTTGATCGTGCATCTGGCGGGCAGGTGGGTAAACATCAGACGACGACGTTGGTTCAGACGCCAATTGGACACTGCCGGCTCCATGGCATTGGTGGCCACATACGGGTTGGGCACGACTTTGATAGTGCGCATGGTCTGGCGCAGCGCGGCCACATCTAAGGGTCCGGCCTCATTGACCGTGAACGACAGGGTGTCGCCGGAGAAGAACGGCCGCCTGAAAGTGACCCGGTACACATCGTTGGGCTTGGGCAGTCTGCTGCTGTCGCCAGCAGCGCTGAAGTCAAGAATGAACGCCGTGCCTGCCCACTTGCTGTCGGTCGTGACCGGGCCCACCAGCACGCGATCCTGCAGAATATCGAAGCGCAGGTTGGCATTCCTGTCGTGCACCACAAGGTCCAACAGCTCTGGGGTGCCTCCCTGGCCGGCAAAGGAGCGGTTCACCACGTAGAAACTGAAGGGAAGGTTGACCAGCAGCGCGGAGCGACTGATCCGCTGGCCGGTCTCGTCGCGCATGGTCTTGGTACTCACCCTGCCCACATAGGCGGAGTCTTTCCCGGTAAAGACGATCTCATAGTCCCACGGGAACAGGTTGCTTTCGGGCGTTTGCACCAGCCGCATGGGGCTTGAGCCGACCAACCACCCGCTGCGCGTCCCGTCCAGCTCCGCGGTGATCACCGGGTGGAGCATTTTCAGGCGTACGCCGTCAAAGATATCGGTGTAAATCTCCCTGCCAGCGACAAAGTGCGAATATGGCTTGAGGACGGAATCCACGCACACGATGTTATTGTAGGCGAAGCGTCGCGCGGTCTCCTCGTAGACCAAGGCATTGTCCGCGCTGGCGTCGAACACGTGAATACCGCTGGTGGTGTAGAGGAGGCCGTGGGCATAGTTGGTCACCGCCGTGAGCGTGTCGATGCTGAAGGTCACCTTGTAGGTGTGGCCGGTCTTTAGGCTTCTCTCGGCCAGGATCTCCGGGACGATGGAGCCGCAACCGAAAAGGAGGCCTTCGCTCTGGCTTCCTACGGTGGGCGGCACGTAGCCGGCAGCAGTCTGATGCGGAGTCACAATCTGCACGTTTTTGCCGACCGCGCGCACCTCCTCGGCCTCGTCCAGATCGATGTAGATGCTGTTTTCCGACGGAGCGATGCCGGGCCCAATGTTCACCGCCCCGGAGTCGTAGGCCACCAGCGCGTAGTAGTAGGTGCGCCCGTTCTCCACTTCGCGGTCGATGAAGTAGTGGGTGATGCCCGAGTCGTCGCCGAGGTAGTAGCCAGCACCGTTCACCAAGCCGTAGTTGGTGAAGCCGCGCTTGCCGTCTTTCAGGTCACACTGAAAAATGGGCTTGCGGAACATCGGCGTGCCGTACCCGTCAGTTATCACCTCGCAATCGGACATCTTCTTATCGGTGGCGCGGAAGAGTTTGTAGCCCTGGAAGTCGTTGGCGTTCTTGAGGAATGGGTCGCGTGTGCGGGTCTCCGCGACGTTGTCCCAGGTGAGGATCACGTAGCCATCTCCTGGGGTGGCCGTCAACGTGGGCATCTCCGGCGGCTTGGCGAAGCGGTAGTCGCTTTCGTAGACGACCTGGACGATGCGTTTGACCTCGAAGAGGGCAGGTGCGCTGTGCTTTGGCGAATTCAAGCCTTCCAGGGGGTCGTAAGAATGGAGCTCGGACATGGAGATGCGCTCGGTGCGCCCTTTGTACAGCGGGAACGGCCCCGAGGCGAAAACCTCGATGAGATTGGAGATCTTGCCATAGTACTCGATGAGCGTGTCTGAGGCCATGATCTCCCACATCGACTTGTCGCCGCGGAACCAGCGGTAGTCAGAGGCGTGGCTGGGCACTGGGAAGAGCAGGAACGCAGTGAGGCCGATCATGTCGGATTCGGAAACGTCGGTCTCGGCAAAGTTCGGCTCCGCTCGCCCCTCCACGCGGTCAGGGCGGTGGTTGCACTCGCCCTCGTCGGGCCCGGTGTAGTTCAGCTCGGCAGGGCCGACGCCGTCCAGCCCCACGTCGTCGCCTGGATTCTCGGTGATCTGGTAGACGCCATCGCCGTTGAGGTCCTCGCCATCCTGCCAGTCCTGGTCCTCGTCGGCATCCCAGTGGGGGCGGAGGTCCTCGACCTTCAGGTTGTAGAAGGAGAGGAAGGCGCTCAGGTTGGCGATCCCGTCGGTAGGCCCGATCAGCCTGGTGGCGTCGTTGTCGCGCTTTTCGTCGATCAGTCCGTCCTCGTCGTTGTCCACCCCGTCCCAGCCAATGCCTGGGCTTTCCAGGTAGGCAAAGCCCATGGTGCCCGTGGGCAACCCTCCCTGCCCGATGCCGTCCACGTCCCAGGAGTAGGCCATGTCCACCTTCTTGTCGAAGAAGCCGAGCTCGTCGTCGCTTTCGCCGCCGACGGCGTTATCGACCCAGTAGCCGAAGCAGACCTGGGGCAGGTCGTAGTCAGAGATGTTAGCGATGGTGTACTCCCAGAAGATGGCGTCGCGTGCCTGGGGGTTGTTCCACTGGAAGCCGCGCTGTTCGACACGAACGCCGATGCCGCCCCACGGTTTGCCCTTCTGGATGGTCACCTGCGGGCGGATGTCGCCGATCCAGACGCCGGGGCGGGGATAGTACTTCACCCGGTCCTCGGGGCCGAGGTACTCCTGGTCCTGGGCGTCGTTAGCGACGAAGTAGGTCTCCAGGTCGGCTTCCATTTTGCCGCGGCCGAATCGCCCGTCCCATTCACCGGGCCAGTGGAGGAGGCGACCGGTGTAGGGCCATCCCTCGGGGGGCCACGAGTCCGGGCGGTTGCTCATGGCCGGATATTCGCCTGCTGCGTTGAAGTAGCCGAACACGGGATACAGACCCCATTCGATGGTGCCGGTAGGGTCACGGTCCATCTCCTCGCGGTAGCTGGTCTGCAGAAAGTAGAGCGTGTCCAAGTCCTTGCGCGTGCTGATCTGCACCGGGTCGGTGACCGGGATGGAATCGTTCTCCACGAAGACGCGCGCCCCGATGAGCAGCCCCACGCCGTCGGTCATGCGCACACCGCTCATGTTGTTCGGCCAGCGTGACCACTGCGAACCTACCACGCCCGACACCCACTTGGCCAACTCGGTCGTATTCTTGAAGTAGATAAAGACCCGATTGCCGGTCATGTACCCCTCCCTTATGGCGGCAATGTCGCCGGCAGGGTCATCGGGCCCTTCGTACTTTCGCCCTTGAGCGAAGAGCACACTGCTCAACGCGCAGAGCACCACCAGGGCGATTCCTGCGAACTTGGCTGACTTGAGCATTTGGCATTCACCTCGTTGTCTGAACGACCTTGTTTTTCACCACAGCCCTTCCTGCTGCGCCGTCTCGTTAGAACACCAGGCCGATGCCGAACTTGACTAAGCGCGGCGCCGCGAACATCGAGGGGTTGTGCACCCGGTCCATGTAATCGTTAAAGTCGCTGCGGTGCCCTGCAATGTCAGAGGGACGCACCACCGCCGTGTAGGCCCGACCGGTCTGGCTGTTCACCCACACCTCGTTCAGCCGGTCCAAGAGATTGTAGACGTTCAGCGTCATGCGGCACTTGAACGAGGCGGACAGGGGAATGGTGTAGAAGCTGCTCATGTCGACGCTCACCCGTGCCGGTCGCCAGGCGTTGTTGGGATAGAGGTTTACCCGCGCCAGCATGCTTTCGGGCAAAGGGTCCCAGGTGTACGGTGCACCCGAGTTGTAGTAACCGGTAAGCGTGGCCCCGTAGCGGGCAGTATTGTAGCCCACGGTGACATTGAGCGTATGGCGCTGGTCCCAGCTCATGGGGATCAACCGCACGACGGGGTCCATGCTGTTGCCGGCGCGGTCGAAGGTTTGCGTCGGGTAGTCGGCGTTGCCGCGCGTGTACTGCAGCGTGTAGTTGAGGTAGGCGGAAAGAGGGCCACGCACAAAGTCGTACTTGACCTCCAAACCCTTGGCGTTGCCATAATCTTTGTTGCTGTAAAGGCCGTATTCGATCTGGTTGAAGGTGGTGATGACCTTGGCACTGAGGAGGTCGTAGATGTCACGATAGAAGAGCGCGACCTCCAAGCCCATACCGGGGATGAGCTCCTGCCAGAGTCCGACCTCGTACTGCACCGTCTTTTCGGCCTTCAGTTGGGGGTTGCCCATGACGGTGACAAAATCGGTGGGCGCCACCCGGAAGTCATGGTTCTGGTAGAGTGCATACAACGGCGGCATCTGGAAGAAATGCCCATAGCTGAAGCGCAGGAGGGCGGTTCTTCCTAACTGGTAGGAAAGGCCGAAGCGCGGGCTGACCTGGACCTTTGGGTCGGCCTTTGGATAGGTGGACATCCGGGACGGGTCATCGAACGTCAGCTGGTTGGCAGGATTGCGGGGTTGCGAGGGGTAGACCGTCTTCGGGTCGAAGTAGTCGTAACGCACCCCTAAGTTGATGACCATCTCGTCGAATTCCATCTTGTCTTGTAAATATGCGGAGAACTCCAGAGGCCTGACGCGGTACAGGTCGGTGTAGATGGAAGAGTCGGGCAGCACCACAGGCTGGTAGAGTACGCTTTCCAGGTCGGTGTTGTAATAGAGGTTGCGAATCTCTTTGTACCGATTGTGCAGGTCGTAGCGCGTCACCTGGAAGCCACTTTTCAGACTGTGGCGAGAGGTAGCTTGCCAGGTCAGATCATATTTGATGGACTGCTCCCGCATCAACCGCTCGTCGTGGCCTTTCTGTTGGCCCCCCGTGAAAAAGCCGGGGCCGGTGTCGCGCAGGAACTTGTCGTGCACATATCGCTTGTCCAACGGGTCTTTGAACACGTACCAGCCGTGGTCGTGGTAGAGGGCCGAGAGCTTGAGCTCGTAGAAAAGACGAGGCGAGAGCATGTGGTTGAGTTGCAGCGCACCCATGTGCGCGTCGCGGTGGGTGGCGGCCATGCCGTCAGGATTGTACTTGAAGGCATGGTTATAGTCGTGCCACTCGTCCCGGTTGAGCGTGTAGAGGAGGCCTACCTTCAGGTTTGGCGACGGACGCCAGGAGAGCTTGCCCATCAGGGAGAGGTTCTTGCCGCGGTTCATGGGCACGTAGGCACTATCGCCGGCATGCTCTGAGTACCACTGCGCTGGGTTATCGGATTCGAAGTTGCTGTAATCGGAGGGGCGAAAGCGGCGCACGCCGTTGAGATGGTTCTTGTTGTCCTGATAGCGAAAGTCGGCGAGAAAAGTGAGGCGCTCGCCCAGCAGCGGCCCGCTCAGCTGCGCCTTGTAGTCCTGGTTGCGCGTGAGTTCCTCGTCGCGCAGCCCAATGAAGATGTCCTTGTGCGCGGTGAGGAAATTAGCCAGGTCTGCGGAGAGCGCGCCGTGCAACTGATTGCCGCCGTCCTTGGTGACGGCGTTAACCACGCCGCTCATGGCCCTGCCATACTCGGCATTGAAGGTGCCGGTAATGACCTCGAGGTCGGCAATGGCGGTGGGTTCAAGGTAAACGTGTCGGCCGGAGCCGCCGAACGACTCGGTCACCTTCATGCCATCGATCAGGTAGGCCACCTCGGTGAGGCGTCCTCCCCGAAAATGGCCTTCCACCACGCCGGCCTGCAGGCCGATGACCGCGCCGACGTTCTCCACAGGGAGAATGTCCATGAGCTCGGAGGAGACGTTGCGGATGGAGCTGGTCTGGTCCTTCTTGATGACCACCCTCTCTGCCTGCACGACAACCTCTTTGCCCTCCAGCACCGTGGGGCTCAGGCGGATCGACACCTCCTCGGTGCGGTTGACGGAGACACGAACGTTCTGCAGGCGCACGGCCTCGTAGCCGATCATCGTGGCCCGCAGGGTGTAGGTGCCGGGTGGCATGTTGAGAATGAAAAACTGCCCATTCTCGTCGGTGGCGGCTCCCCTGGTGGTGCCTTCAACAATGACGTTCACCCCGGGCAGCGGGCCGCCCGTGCTGGCATCCACGACCCGGCCGACGATCTTACCTGTGGTTTGCGCCCACGCCAGTGGGGCAAGACCGAAGAACACGGCCACCAGCACGAAAAGCGATGTCATCTGTACACGGCGCATAGCTCGATCCTTGCATGGTACGCTCACCTGGACTCCAGAGGAGTCGGTTTCTTATACGGGAAGACGACAGTTCGTGCGTCATCTGATTTTCAAGCCTTGGCGCCCCCAGCCTGGTCAACCCCGCCGCGTGGCGACGGGGTTGACCACTACGGCTGACTGCAGGAGGCAGCACCTAACGCATCAGCACCATCTTTTTGGCCTGCACAAAGTCGCCCGCCCGCAGTCGATAGATGTACACGCCGGACGGCAACCCCTCAGCGTTCACGGTCACCGTATGGGTCCCTTCGGGCTTGAGCTCGTCCACTAAGGTCCTCACCTTCTGCCCCAGGGGGTTGTAGAGCTCCAGCTTCACCACCCCTGGCTTCTGCAGTGTGAAGGTGATGACGGTGGCAGGGTTGAATGGGTTCGGGTAGTTTTGGCGGAGCTCGTAGGCCAGCACCGTCGGGGCCTTCGGGGCTGTCGGCACCTCGGTGCGGACAAACATGGTGTCGCCAATCCAGGTGTAGGTCCACTCCTGCGGGTTTTGCCACTGGTGGTCGGTGCTCACCGGTGACAGGCCGAGGTTGCCCTGCCAGGTGCCCCCATCGTTGTCGTGGAAGTAGAGGTCGATGGGGATGCGCATGCCGCGCACCGGGTGGAAGCGGACGTCGTTTTGCACCGGCAGCGCGTCCAGCGGTATCTTGGCCTCTATCACATAGTCTCTACCGCCGAGGTCGGAGAAGTAGTAGTTTTCGTGCTCGGGGGTGTAGAGCGTGCCTCCACCCGAATAGTCGAGCTGCAGGTGGTCTTGCACGAAGTAGATAATGTAGTCGGGTTCGGCACCGCGCTTGATGGCGCTGTGCTGCACGCCCCGCTGGTCGTAGAGGCCGATGAACATCTGGAAGGCATCCTGGTCCCACCAGTTGCCCGGGCCGTAGAAGTAGGAGTCATCCACCACATCGGCGGCGACGTAGAGGAAAGTGTCGTCCACCGCCAAGTAGACGGTGCCGGTCAGGTCGGCTTCATCCTTGACGTCGCCCACCGGGACGTGGTGTGTCTCCGGCTTGATCACAAACGGCATGATGCCGCTGGCGTCCCACTCAGCCAAATCGCCGTCGGCGGCAAAATTAGTCGGCGGCTCAAGCGAGATGGTGGCGATGCCTTGCGCGGTGTTGGTGGCTGGTCCGGACAGGCCCAGGGCGCTGACGTTGCCGGCAGCATCCTTGCACTCCACGGCATAGTAGTAAGTGAGCTCCTTGTCCACCAGGGGATGGTAGAGCCAGTGCGTCACCGCCTGGGTATTCTCCGGCACCTTGGCTGCCACCACGTCCAACGCCGCTAAGTTGGCGGGGTCGATGGGCTGCAGGCTGGCGTAGACCGTGTAGGTCTCGTCCCTTTCCCCGGGGACATCGCGCCACACCACCAAGTTGTAGTAGGCTCCAGGGACGCCACGGACATTCTCCGGCGCCTCTGGTGCCGTAATGTCAATGGCCGGGTTACCGGTCCAGATGTCGTCCAGGTGAACCTCCTTGCCCAGGCCGCTGGCCTGCTTGATGTTGACTTTGAGACCGGCGACTTTAGTGCAGTCCATCTCGCCCCCTTGCCACTGGTTGGTGGTGGGGTTCCAGCCGCCGGCAAAGCGGTTGAAGTCCTTGAGGGCGATTTTCACCTGCTTCCAGGTGCCGTCGTAGCCCACCGCCGCTTCATCCAGCAGGTAGATGGCGTTGTACTCGAGGTCCGGTTCCACGCCCCAACCATCTTCATCCGGGTCGAAGAGCACCACCTCCAGCTGTCCCAGGCCGGCGTTGGCTTTGATCTTGAACTGCAGCGAGTCGCTTCTCCAGGCGGCCTGAAGGTTCTTGGGCGAAGTCAAGAACAGACCCATGCCGTCGCCGACCGCCCAGTCGGCAGAGGGTGTGCGCCACAAGATGGAGCGCGTGCCCGGGGTGGAGGCCTCGACGTCGGTCACCTCGGCGGAGCCTGTCCCGCTCCAGCCTCCCCACAGGGTCACATTGCTGGGCACCTCCCGCCCATTGAAGAAGATGATCTCCACGCGCGTGGGCGAGAAGAGGGCCAGGTGGTCCAGGATCACGGTGCCGGTGCACACATCTCCTGCGCCGCTCCCGCTGATGGAGAACTCCAAGGAGAAACCCTTGATCTTGTCCAGGTCGAGGATGTCGTTTCCCTGGATTCCTGCCCATCCGGTGCGGTTAAAAGCGCCACCGCCCCACTCGTCCAGATTGGGGTCAAATCTGCCGTCCAGCAGCGGCATGGCGATGCGATACCAGCCGGGGGCGTTGTCCAATACGTAATGGAACGAGTAGTAGTACTCGGACTCCATGACGTTGTAAGTCCTCACCCCGTTGGGCGAATCGCTCACGTCGTGGAGGTTAAAGCGCAAGTGCACGCGGCCGGGCAGCGACTGCGGCGTTTCGTTGTAGTACCAGAACATCACCGAGTCGTAGGCCGACCAGTCGTAGAGCCCGTTGGAGTCGGGGTTCCAGTGCTCCAGCTTCACGTAGCCGCCCCAGCTCTCGATGTCGTGCGCGCTGTACTCCAGGCGCATGGCGCCAGCCCCCTCTTGTACCGGATTCGGCACGTAGCTGACCTTCAGCCAGCACTTGGCAGAGTCGGCGTGATCGCTGGTCTGATAGTGCTGCCCGCCGTGGTTGGCGAAATAGGCCCAGTAGTTGGTATCGGCCGGTGCCGCATCAAAGCTGTTGATCATATGCTCCTGGGCAACAACCAGAACGGGCGCCGCCAGCAAAGCCGCAACGAGCAAGACTGTCTTCATGGCTCCGACCTCCTGTTTGGTTTGGCGTCATTTAACAGCAACGCTTCACACTGTGTGGAACATCAGGCCGCCTCATCACCTCCTTTCTGGATCCGTTACCCCAAGCCTTGGCATACGTCGAAGAGTCCTCGCTCTCACCTCCTTTCGTCCGCCTGGTGCAACCTTCAGCGTGCTGCTCTCCATTTCCCTGGGCTCATCGGAAGTAGACGCGCAAAGTATCGAATATGGCCCTGGCCGCCAGCGAATCGATGTCGCCCGCTCTACGGCTGACGCGGAAGATACCCCACCACTCTTCGTTGGAGAAGCCGTCAGGGTGAGCAGAGGAGGCATATCCTCCGAGGTCGTGTGACCAGGGATCGCCGGCTTTCCACCACTCGTCCGAATAGGCCATCAGCGTGGCGCCAATGCAAAAGGGGTGCCGCCTCAT
Coding sequences:
- a CDS encoding T9SS type A sorting domain-containing protein, whose product is MKTVLLVAALLAAPVLVVAQEHMINSFDAAPADTNYWAYFANHGGQHYQTSDHADSAKCWLKVSYVPNPVQEGAGAMRLEYSAHDIESWGGYVKLEHWNPDSNGLYDWSAYDSVMFWYYNETPQSLPGRVHLRFNLHDVSDSPNGVRTYNVMESEYYYSFHYVLDNAPGWYRIAMPLLDGRFDPNLDEWGGGAFNRTGWAGIQGNDILDLDKIKGFSLEFSISGSGAGDVCTGTVILDHLALFSPTRVEIIFFNGREVPSNVTLWGGWSGTGSAEVTDVEASTPGTRSILWRTPSADWAVGDGMGLFLTSPKNLQAAWRSDSLQFKIKANAGLGQLEVVLFDPDEDGWGVEPDLEYNAIYLLDEAAVGYDGTWKQVKIALKDFNRFAGGWNPTTNQWQGGEMDCTKVAGLKVNIKQASGLGKEVHLDDIWTGNPAIDITAPEAPENVRGVPGAYYNLVVWRDVPGERDETYTVYASLQPIDPANLAALDVVAAKVPENTQAVTHWLYHPLVDKELTYYYAVECKDAAGNVSALGLSGPATNTAQGIATISLEPPTNFAADGDLAEWDASGIMPFVIKPETHHVPVGDVKDEADLTGTVYLAVDDTFLYVAADVVDDSYFYGPGNWWDQDAFQMFIGLYDQRGVQHSAIKRGAEPDYIIYFVQDHLQLDYSGGGTLYTPEHENYYFSDLGGRDYVIEAKIPLDALPVQNDVRFHPVRGMRIPIDLYFHDNDGGTWQGNLGLSPVSTDHQWQNPQEWTYTWIGDTMFVRTEVPTAPKAPTVLAYELRQNYPNPFNPATVITFTLQKPGVVKLELYNPLGQKVRTLVDELKPEGTHTVTVNAEGLPSGVYIYRLRAGDFVQAKKMVLMR
- a CDS encoding TonB-dependent receptor, with amino-acid sequence MRRVQMTSLFVLVAVFFGLAPLAWAQTTGKIVGRVVDASTGGPLPGVNVIVEGTTRGAATDENGQFFILNMPPGTYTLRATMIGYEAVRLQNVRVSVNRTEEVSIRLSPTVLEGKEVVVQAERVVIKKDQTSSIRNVSSELMDILPVENVGAVIGLQAGVVEGHFRGGRLTEVAYLIDGMKVTESFGGSGRHVYLEPTAIADLEVITGTFNAEYGRAMSGVVNAVTKDGGNQLHGALSADLANFLTAHKDIFIGLRDEELTRNQDYKAQLSGPLLGERLTFLADFRYQDNKNHLNGVRRFRPSDYSNFESDNPAQWYSEHAGDSAYVPMNRGKNLSLMGKLSWRPSPNLKVGLLYTLNRDEWHDYNHAFKYNPDGMAATHRDAHMGALQLNHMLSPRLFYELKLSALYHDHGWYVFKDPLDKRYVHDKFLRDTGPGFFTGGQQKGHDERLMREQSIKYDLTWQATSRHSLKSGFQVTRYDLHNRYKEIRNLYYNTDLESVLYQPVVLPDSSIYTDLYRVRPLEFSAYLQDKMEFDEMVINLGVRYDYFDPKTVYPSQPRNPANQLTFDDPSRMSTYPKADPKVQVSPRFGLSYQLGRTALLRFSYGHFFQMPPLYALYQNHDFRVAPTDFVTVMGNPQLKAEKTVQYEVGLWQELIPGMGLEVALFYRDIYDLLSAKVITTFNQIEYGLYSNKDYGNAKGLEVKYDFVRGPLSAYLNYTLQYTRGNADYPTQTFDRAGNSMDPVVRLIPMSWDQRHTLNVTVGYNTARYGATLTGYYNSGAPYTWDPLPESMLARVNLYPNNAWRPARVSVDMSSFYTIPLSASFKCRMTLNVYNLLDRLNEVWVNSQTGRAYTAVVRPSDIAGHRSDFNDYMDRVHNPSMFAAPRLVKFGIGLVF